The proteins below come from a single Chryseobacterium bernardetii genomic window:
- a CDS encoding branched-chain amino acid aminotransferase, whose amino-acid sequence MIIQKTENSRISTFDPNNFSFGGTFIDHMIICEYENGKWGDVKLVPYGPIPFTPAMMGVNYGQACFEGMKAYKDKDGQVFLFRPEKNFERINKSAKRLAMPEVTEEMFLDGLKALVDIDRDWIPQGEGMSLYIRPLIFATEEALKARVSDKYMFAIVATPAKSYYSEPVSVKISDHYSRAANGGVGSAKAAGNYAASFYPTQLAIEEGYEQIIWTDDSTHEYFEESGTMNVFVRINDTIYTPPTSEKILDGVTRDSFIQLAKRRGIEVKVEPIAVKTVIEALKNGELKEVWGVGTAVVTTQFQALGYQGEKLALPRLSDEESYAAILKKDLVDIQTNLAEDPFGWRVVVDHALETV is encoded by the coding sequence ATGATAATTCAAAAAACTGAAAACTCCAGAATTTCTACATTTGACCCTAACAATTTTTCATTTGGAGGTACCTTCATAGATCATATGATTATATGTGAGTATGAAAATGGAAAATGGGGTGATGTAAAATTAGTTCCTTACGGTCCAATACCATTTACGCCTGCCATGATGGGAGTAAACTATGGACAAGCTTGTTTTGAAGGCATGAAAGCCTACAAAGACAAAGATGGGCAGGTTTTCCTTTTCAGGCCTGAAAAGAATTTTGAACGTATCAACAAGTCAGCAAAGCGTCTTGCAATGCCTGAGGTGACTGAGGAAATGTTTTTAGACGGATTAAAAGCATTAGTAGATATAGACAGAGACTGGATCCCTCAAGGTGAAGGAATGTCTTTATATATCAGACCATTGATTTTCGCTACAGAGGAAGCTCTGAAAGCAAGAGTATCTGACAAATATATGTTTGCTATTGTAGCAACACCTGCAAAAAGCTATTATTCAGAGCCTGTATCAGTAAAAATCTCTGACCACTATTCCAGAGCAGCTAATGGTGGTGTAGGTTCTGCTAAAGCAGCTGGTAACTATGCCGCTTCTTTCTATCCTACTCAATTAGCAATTGAAGAAGGCTATGAGCAAATCATCTGGACTGATGATTCTACTCACGAGTATTTTGAGGAAAGTGGTACGATGAACGTATTTGTAAGAATCAATGATACTATTTATACTCCACCAACATCTGAGAAAATCCTTGATGGTGTTACCAGAGACAGCTTTATCCAATTAGCTAAGAGAAGAGGAATCGAAGTAAAAGTTGAACCAATTGCTGTAAAAACAGTTATAGAAGCTTTGAAAAACGGAGAGCTTAAAGAAGTATGGGGAGTAGGTACTGCAGTGGTAACCACTCAGTTCCAGGCTTTAGGATACCAGGGTGAGAAATTAGCGCTTCCAAGATTATCAGACGAAGAAAGCTATGCTGCAATTCTTAAGAAAGATTTAGTAGACATTCAAACTAACCTTGCTGAAGATCCATTTGGATGGAGAGTGGTGGTAGATCATGCTCTTGAAACAGTTTAA
- a CDS encoding FKBP-type peptidyl-prolyl cis-trans isomerase, with amino-acid sequence MKKLLFISAISLLSCNRNAQTAHPPVGGVLSQKDLDISKNRMKNLNTIERGQIQDWISGQNVKFYPTQLNYWVTVDGFDHRERRADNTLISYSYELYDFDQTKIYDQPFERRDAKFGHFDELKAVENALRFIHDGEEVTLLVPSSLAYGTFGDEKKIDNDIPLIIKLKAL; translated from the coding sequence ATGAAAAAATTACTCTTCATATCAGCCATAAGTCTGCTGAGCTGTAATAGAAATGCACAGACGGCACATCCACCTGTGGGCGGGGTTTTAAGCCAGAAAGATCTGGATATTTCTAAAAACAGGATGAAAAACCTGAATACCATCGAAAGGGGGCAGATTCAGGATTGGATCAGTGGTCAGAACGTAAAGTTTTACCCAACGCAGCTTAATTATTGGGTGACGGTAGATGGTTTTGATCATAGGGAAAGAAGAGCAGACAATACGCTGATCTCTTACTCTTATGAACTCTATGATTTTGACCAGACTAAAATCTACGATCAGCCTTTTGAAAGAAGAGATGCCAAATTCGGGCATTTTGATGAACTGAAAGCGGTGGAAAATGCTTTACGCTTTATACATGATGGAGAGGAAGTGACGCTTTTGGTGCCGTCTTCTTTGGCTTATGGAACTTTTGGAGACGAAAAGAAAATAGACAATGATATACCATTAATCATAAAATTAAAAGCTTTATAA
- a CDS encoding peptidylprolyl isomerase: protein MNVDKETYEGLNDGLYANLQTTKGNMIVKFEDKKAPVTVANFIGLAEGKIDNKAKAKGVPYYDGTIFHRVIKDFMIQGGDPQGTGMGDPGYKFEDERNDLKHTGKGILSMANSGPNTNGSQFFITEVATPWLDGRHTIFGKVVKGTEVIDAIANVEKGAQDKPKTDIVLEKVSVFGKGDEYKNYDAAKTFNEGKAKIAENNKAFIAKEEAERKKKEEEFKANQEKLVESLKAGMQKTESGLYYKITKTADGKAPKAGDNVSVHYAGKLVDGTEFDSSFKRNEPIEIPIGMGRVIKGWDEGILLLKEGETATLLIPPAMAYGERGAGGVIPPNSWLVFDVELVKVK, encoded by the coding sequence ATGAACGTAGACAAAGAAACTTACGAAGGTCTTAATGACGGACTTTATGCCAATCTTCAAACTACAAAAGGTAACATGATTGTTAAGTTTGAGGACAAGAAAGCACCAGTAACTGTAGCCAACTTTATCGGTCTTGCAGAAGGGAAAATCGATAACAAAGCTAAGGCTAAGGGAGTTCCTTACTATGACGGAACTATTTTCCACAGAGTAATCAAAGATTTCATGATCCAGGGAGGTGATCCTCAGGGAACAGGAATGGGAGATCCTGGGTATAAATTCGAAGATGAAAGAAACGATCTTAAACACACAGGAAAAGGGATTCTTTCTATGGCTAACTCCGGACCAAACACAAACGGTTCTCAGTTCTTTATTACTGAAGTAGCTACTCCTTGGTTAGATGGAAGACATACAATCTTTGGAAAGGTAGTAAAAGGTACTGAAGTAATTGATGCTATTGCTAATGTTGAAAAAGGAGCTCAGGATAAGCCTAAAACAGATATTGTTCTAGAGAAAGTTTCTGTTTTTGGTAAAGGTGACGAGTACAAAAACTACGATGCTGCTAAAACTTTTAACGAAGGAAAAGCTAAAATTGCAGAAAACAATAAAGCATTTATCGCTAAAGAAGAAGCTGAAAGAAAGAAAAAAGAAGAAGAGTTCAAGGCAAACCAGGAAAAATTAGTGGAAAGCTTAAAAGCCGGAATGCAAAAAACGGAATCAGGTCTTTACTATAAAATCACTAAAACTGCAGACGGAAAAGCTCCAAAAGCAGGTGATAACGTTTCTGTACACTATGCAGGAAAATTAGTAGACGGAACTGAATTTGATTCTTCATTCAAGAGAAATGAGCCTATCGAAATTCCAATCGGGATGGGAAGAGTAATCAAAGGATGGGATGAAGGTATCTTATTGTTAAAAGAAGGAGAAACTGCTACTTTATTGATCCCGCCAGCAATGGCTTACGGAGAAAGAGGAGCAGGAGGAGTAATTCCACCAAACTCATGGTTAGTTTTCGATGTTGAGCTTGTAAAAGTAAAATAA